A stretch of bacterium DNA encodes these proteins:
- a CDS encoding HU family DNA-binding protein, whose translation MLHRTSGVQVVTDSQRFVAELIAALVGLAYKNAKNSFTLPGLGKLVLVNRKARMGRNPATGETIKIKAKRVVKFRVAKAAKDAILG comes from the coding sequence ATGCTGCACAGGACGAGCGGCGTCCAGGTCGTAACGGATTCGCAGCGGTTCGTCGCCGAGCTGATTGCGGCATTGGTTGGTTTGGCGTACAAGAATGCCAAGAACAGCTTCACCCTTCCCGGTCTGGGCAAACTGGTGCTGGTGAATCGTAAGGCGCGCATGGGCCGCAATCCTGCGACGGGCGAGACGATCAAGATCAAGGCCAAGCGCGTGGTGAAGTTCCGCGTCGCCAAGGCCGCGAAGGATGCGATCCTGGGCTAA
- a CDS encoding cytidylate kinase-like family protein, producing MKHLQLIQKFLSEKRDFDDFPEYGFPFVTVSRQSGAGGHLLSYVILTEFLKHRDNPLFEGWHVFDRELCELVARDPLLQKDMEVLLAEKYRSQFNDFVESLYTGKSEQHTLYKTTFKVVRMLALIGKVIIVGRGGSLITADLPQGIHIRLVAPEAHRLVWMMKRFKINKEDARELIHKQDDDRKKLIKLFFHRDIDDPMLYDMVWNTGKVELDVITRATIDLIKKRTEPKLEKSFLQ from the coding sequence ATGAAACACTTACAGTTGATCCAAAAGTTCCTAAGTGAAAAACGAGATTTTGATGATTTCCCCGAATACGGGTTTCCCTTCGTCACTGTGTCCCGCCAGTCTGGAGCTGGAGGACACTTGTTATCCTATGTGATCCTTACCGAATTTCTAAAGCATCGTGACAACCCGCTGTTTGAAGGATGGCACGTATTTGACAGGGAGCTCTGTGAATTAGTAGCCCGTGATCCCCTTTTGCAAAAAGACATGGAGGTCTTACTGGCTGAAAAATATCGTTCCCAATTCAATGACTTTGTCGAAAGCCTGTATACAGGGAAATCCGAGCAACACACACTCTATAAGACTACCTTCAAAGTCGTGCGCATGCTGGCATTGATTGGAAAAGTAATTATCGTCGGACGCGGCGGCTCACTCATCACGGCAGATCTCCCGCAGGGAATTCACATACGTCTGGTTGCTCCGGAAGCCCATCGCCTCGTCTGGATGATGAAGCGCTTCAAAATAAACAAGGAAGATGCGAGAGAACTCATCCACAAACAAGACGATGACCGGAAGAAGCTGATTAAGCTTTTCTTTCACCGCGACATTGATGATCCCATGCTCTACGACATGGTTTGGAACACTGGAAAAGTTGAACTCGATGTGATCACCAGAGCCACAATTGACCTTATTAAAAAGCGGACTGAACCCAAGCTTGAAAAGTCTTTTTTACAGTGA